From the Huiozyma naganishii CBS 8797 chromosome 13, complete genome genome, the window ACCTCGCAGACGCACAGCAGGTCGTTCCCACCGGCGTTGGCCGTCATGATCACGTTGGACGCGACCGTGGTCGGGCACGTAGCGGTCATAATGAGCCCGATGAGGACCCAGTCGTCGATGTTCTTGTCGTTGGACACTTTGATCGCGACGGCGAACCCGTACACGATCGAGGACGTAATGAGGAAACTCAACACGAGAATCGTTAAGTGGGCCCTCCAGTTGGCGAAATTCGCCATGATCTTGCTCGTCTTCATGCTGAGCCCGCTCTGCAGAAAGATCCACGCAACGGCACCGTACCCTATACTGTACTGGCCCCTAATGAGCCCACCGTCCCTGGCAAAATTGGGCGCAAACCTAGCGATCACTATGAAGATGGCCAGCCATATGAAGAACCACTGCGAGACCACGTACTGCGTCACCGGGTGGTCCCAGCATCTCTTGAACCACACTCTCGCTCTCGACATCCTTGGCGAGTTTCAGGGCAAACCCTGAAGCAAAGAGTCGATACAACCAAGCGCACAGCACACAGCACACACTCCAGCTCGCTTATATACCTCGTCGCTGTCGTCGCTGCCGTCTGTGCTCTTGGACTCGGGCACCGGTGACTCTCGGGAACCCTCTCGGTCCGAGACCCGAAGACACTAATCGCTACTTTAAAAACGTCAAGTAAGCGATGAGAAGAGGGTCCATGAACAGTTGGACAGgactgtggtggtggtggtagtagtagtagttgtAGTCGTAGTTGGTCCAATGGTGGTCCGGGTGCGTGTGAGGAGCCTGTTCTGGGCTGTGTCTTGGATCCCCGTGGCGCTCGCTGCAACGGACGTCGTTCACGTCTCGAGGATCGAGGGCAGCTCGATGCGGCCGACGCTGAACAGCTCCGATGGCGACACGGATTGGGTcctgttgaagatgctGTGGCCCAGGGCGCGTGCGGTGGGCGATATCGTTCTGTTGAAGTCGCCGTTCGACCCGGCGAAAGTTATGTGCAAGCGAGTGAAGGCTCTAGCGTCCGATACTGTGCGGGTTCCTGACGGCGAGCCAATCACGGTCCCGAGAGGGCACCTATGGGTCGAGGGCGACAACGTGCACTCAATTGACAGCAGGAAGTTTGGTCCGGTGTCCGATGGCCTGCTGCTCGGGAAAGTGTTGTGTGTCGTATGGCCCCCAAGCAAGTGGGGGGTTGACTTGCACAGATACAGTGGACGCAACGTAGTAGTAGAAGAATGACTTGTTTGATGTATTAAGTATGCTAAGATATGATGCAATATAGTGTGTTAGATAGAGGAACCCACCCCCCACGGTTCTATGCGTTGTCGAAGTTGAGTCTCTTCACTGGCGAATCCACCGGTAGATGGCACACGAGCCCGTCCGTATCCTCGAAGCTAGAGTAAAACGGTACATGGTCCTCCAAGAGCATCTTGCTGGCACTGCCCATGGAACTGCTCGCCGTGGTGAACATGGAACTGTTCTCGTCGCCAGACGTACCGGCAAGACTgtggctgctgctgttgttgcgTTGGAAGGAGAGTTTTGGCGGTGGTGCTACCCTAGAGAAGAAACTCGCCGCACTGGTGTCCTCTGCGGCGTCCTCGGCCTCTTGGAATAACTGTAACGACGCACCTGGTTCACTTGTCCTCGAAGCCGTGCTGTGGAACCGCCGCAGAGAGTTACTCCGTGTGACAACTTTCTTCGACCCCAATCTGAACTTGTCCAGCTCTGTTTCGCAGTCGAGTAAGTTCTCCTTCGAGTCCATCGTCACGTAGCTGATCGGGTCGCACAGGCTAGGGAACCCACTGTAAAAACTCTTGTACCCACCGTCCAGGATCACGACATCAGGGTAGTACAGCCCCGGGTACACGTCCTGGTTGATGATCCTGTCGCAGTTCCTCAAGTGTGCGGCCATCGCTGGGCTTCTGCGCGCACTGAACTCACAGTAGAATATGAGCAGTGTTGGGGACTCGCAGAGGGGGTCCCCCCGattcagcagcagcaactctCGCTCCAGATCATCCTGGCTAGATATATTGAGCGCGCTCCTGATATGTCCACCACTGTACTCGTACTTGAACCGGCAGTCCACTATACAGTACGAGGAGTACACGGGTTCGTGGATCTTGTCCACTATGATGTCCCGCAAAGTCGTGGTGCTGATCCGCGGGAACAAGTCGTCGCAATGGGTGCCGTCGCTGTTGTAATGGTGGATCGGAATACTGCACTTGCTCATTCTCGAGATAAAATTGGCCCGTGTAGAGGGTTCCTTACAAGCTCTACTGGCCGCCGTGGCTGTTGCTGCCCGCAActctttcctctttatACTGTCAGTTCTCTGCATCCCACCACTGTTCTTCCTTGAGTACGACTTCGAGTTCGACAAACGTCTGTGGCCCATCCTCTCCGTAGTCGTCCCCAGGGTAGAACCCCGCCTACAGGGCACCCCCATCGTGGGGCCCACGGATCCAACAGACGCAGCATCCTCCAACGAAAGCCTCTCCGCAAACAGAttcaacgacgacgcaGACTCAGTCGCGTTATACACAGCCTGCTCACCAAACGGGTTCGCAAACACCATGACGCCCCACTTCAAACAACTGTTACCACAGCTCCCACCGTTGTAACACAATCCAAAGCCCGAATTGACCCAAGTGCTCTATGCGATACAACACaatataatataatatattatATGTATATAGTATTATGATGCTTAGCGAATAGCAAGAGTTGTTAAAGCACCAATTCCAGCCCCCGCACGCACTCCTTTAAACCCCAATCGTAGAGAACTTGGAGCGGGGAGGCCCCGcagatgctgctgctgctcttgTTTCAGTGTCAAACGAATTCTCTCTGTGATCCgaaacaagaaataccGTAAATAGAGCAGCTTCAGTGTCACCTTGGGCTTTATCAGTTGCTGTCCATTGCCCACTGGGACTGGAATTGGGATTGCTCCTGGAGTGTGGTGTAAGTCTATAACCGTATATCAAATGTAGGGAATTAGTAGTTCGTAGTAGTACATATGGAGGGGAATTGGTTTCGAGGCGCCCCAGTGGGTTAGAAGTCGCCGTGTCTTTTGTGTGTCTTGAGGTGCTGCGAGAGGTTGTCGCTCCTGCTGAACTTCTTGTCGCAGATGTTGCACCCATACGGTCTCTCCTGCGAGTGGACGGACCGGACGTGTCTCTTCAAATGCTCGCTTCTCTTGAACGCCTTGAGGCATTGCTCGCAGTGGAACGGCTTTTCCATATCGTCCTCTGCCGTGGACGGGTCGCTCCGCCTCAGTGTGTTGGATAGCCCTGAGGGGGGCATCGACGGTGTAGAGGAGCGTGGTCCCAGGGACTCATCTGTGAGAGGAGTCAACGCAAAGGACGAGATCGCCGTCGAGGACTTCCTTCTGTACTTGGGCGTGTTCGTCATAGACGCAGATCTTTTGTACAGACCGTTGTACAGCTTTGCGTGGTCCGGAGTACCACCACCTGTGGAGAAGGTGTCCGTGCCATTTCCTGAGGTATACTTTCCCATGGCGGATCCGTTGTCGGAGAGGATTGTAGTCGGTTTTATGAACTTCGTGGGACCGTTCCCGTTTGCATTGAGTCCGCTGTGTGGTTGCTGTCTGTTGCCCCCCGCAGATACTATTCTGCGCAAGTTTATCGAACTGTGGTCGTCCTCTGACAGTGTCGAGTTCTCCCACCCtattattttgaaggatcCATTGCAGTTCTGCCCCGGGTGATTATGGTGCGGTCCCACCGCCGGGTCAATCCCCTCTGCACGGGATGAACCTTGGTTTATCGAGTTCTGTGACAGCTTCGTGAAGAAATCCGACTCGAAGATCGGAACAGACCCTCGGTGGGGCACCTTCCGCACGCTAAACCGTCTTGCGCTGTTAGTCCGCGAGGACTGTGGGGACATCATCAGTGCGTCGTTGTGCAATTTGAATGAATCAAGCAGAGTGTGTGTCACATCCCCATCAGTCGGGGACACcgtattgttgttgttgcccGTATTGCTATCGAATGGGTCCGTGAAGTTGAAATTGTAGTCCTCGAGGATGTTGTTCAGTTCATTGACGTCCACCTCTGCGTTTGGAGGACTGAAGGGAGGCGACGCTGGTGTCTTCGAGGTGGCCCCGCTGTGTTCTTGTCCCTGCATTGGCAAATTGCCCTGCTGTGCGATGTTCCGCAAGTTGAATTGGTGTGAGATAGACCCACGGGACGTTGATGCCAACATCACGTTATCATCGGAGGTGACCACCATGCTGTGTCTCCTTGGATCCCCATTGTACATGGTGGTGTTGCTGTGATAATTGGATAGATTCGGACTCAACGCCGTGACGAGGTCCGAGTCGACATAATCGTTGAGGATCGTGTCGAGGTTTGTATCGTTGAAGTCTTGGAAGTTACGCGTCTCCGAGTTCTTGTTATCCAAGAATGCATTATCGTTGTAGGTCCCCCCACCTTGTATCCCCGTAGAGTGGGACGAGTAAGTGGGCCGTAACTGTTGGTCCTGTTCTTTCCCGTCTTTGGGGGAGTATGCACGTAAGGCCCCATTGAATACGTCACTGGACATCTCGTTCCTTGAAGTGTCCAGAATCAACGACGATGCGTTCTGGCCCAAATCAGAGTTCATCGGTACAGTTGTGGACTGTGGACTGAACATCAAATCCGAGAACAGTTGCGAGTTACTGTTCATTTGGTCCATGAAATCTGTTCGACCACTGTAATTGCTCTGTCGAAGGTTTTCGAAGCTTCTACCACCGAACAGCTGCCCGCTACTGTTCTCCATGGGTCTCCCTCGGAAATCGTTCGCTGTAATCTCGAGACTCATTGACGTACTCGTGTTCGTGGTGGACGTAGTCGGTGTCGAGTCCTGCCGCACCGGGTCCTCCCATTTCTGTGTAATCTGTTCCAACCCAAAGGACGATGCAATCTCTTGGCCCCCCGCGAAGGCTTCCTGGGGAATACCACGGTCGTTATTGCCATTGTTATCACGCGTCGCAGGATTACTGGTCCTCGCGTCAAATTGTATATCCTGCTGCATTGTGAACCTGTCTTGTACTGATGCCTGCACTTTCCCCATGTACCCAGGTGCGATGGGTACTGTCGTGTGTGTAACTGTAACAGTAAGGGACTCGTTGACACCCACGCAAACGTCCAGCATCAAACGATACCAACCAACTGATGCTAATAATATCAACGATATcgagaaacaaaaaacgcAGAGACCAGTGCACTTCTtgtagtggtggtggtaacgTAGTTGCAGCTGTTCGCTGTGTTCAATGGGTTCTACGTTACGACTCTCATTTGCTATACAGTCTATATCTAGTTGATGTTTCTGTCACGAGCCTCCTTACGCTCCTCCCAGATGGTCTTCCCAGTACATGCACAGACACGCTTGTCGTTCTCCCATACACCAGCACTTCTCGCGACGACTCCACCGATCGCAGCTTGGCCATCACGGGACACGATAATCGACCGGCCAATGACCTCCCAAGGTTGCAACGGCGCACTCAGAAACGCCTGCCCGCTGAACTTCCCCGGGGAGTCCGCCGAGTTCAAATGGCAGTCCACTGTACCGTCAAATTGGTGCAACACACGGCCCGTGGACTGTAACCCACGGGACACGTCCCCGCACTCGTGGACGGCCACGGAGTATTGACCCGGGTGCTCAACACCGTTCACAGTCACGTCGAACATGGTTTTCTTGTCACCAACTTGCACCATCCGCACGAGCCCCTCCACTTCAGACCCACTCACCGTGTCAAACGTTTCGAGGATCGCTACACCAGAGGAGTTCGGTTCACCAGACCCTCTCAAGATAGCGTCCAGCCCAGCAGACTGGAACGCACGCACGATCACAGAGGGAGCGACACCGCTCTTCACATCGACAGTCTTCTTCGTAGCATTGACCTCCACGAACTCCATGGGAAGCTTAATGGCCCGCAGACACCCAGTGATATCCCCCTCGGTCAGTGGCCGAGGGGAATTGATCGCATACCTCGCCTCGAAGACTTCGCCAGCGGAAGCGCTTGCATCTGTACCTGTAGCAACACCGTTCACAGTCATTTGTCGCACCGTGCGGGGCTCCAACATCACCAAGTCTCCCCCAAGAAGTTCGCCTCCCGTCGAGTCCTCGTTTGACGTCGAATTCGAAGTTTTAAAAGTTGGCAAAAGCTCGAGACGAGCCGTCACGTGTCGGTGCTGCACAGACCAGCAGACACCCGATGGAGCGACCTGCAGTGCACTGGCCACTGCGCTGGGCACAGTTACTCCTCCTCGCTGCTCTCGTCGTTTATCTTGTCCATTTCCGCCTGCAGACTCTCTGCGAATTCTTCGTCGCTGGAATTGTCGTCACCTGGGGCCGTGACGGGGGCTGGAGCAGCTGccgcagcagcggcagGAGCTGTCTCTTGCTTCTCCGGCTTCTCTGCACCTTGCTTCTCCGGCTTCCCCGCCTCTGCATCCCTCTTCATCCCCGGGATGATAAGCGTTGCGTTGGCCTCCCGTTTCGCATTCTCTATATTCTCCTCGTGTGGCAGAAGAGTCGGCGGGGccggtttcttcttcttctggttGTTCTCGTCGTTATCCTCGTCGTAGTGGCGTTCGCGCTTGGCCGTTGCCCCAGTGGTAGTGGCAGTGGCCGTACCACTAGACCCGGCCTTTTCAGCActcttcttgccctttgCGTCTTTCGAAGCCTGCGCCCCCGCACCTTGCGCCCCCGCACCCCCTGCGGCCTGCTTGCCCTTCCCCTCGGGCTTCTCCCCagcgtcgtcgtcctcgtcatcggACAGCAACCGCACGGTCTTCGTACGCGGTCTCCTGGACCCAAACCGCCGCAACGCCTCGTCGATGTTCAAACGGTGTCTCAACAACTCGTCGTACAGGTCCTCCGTCAAGGAGATACCTTTCTTCCCTGGCCGCATCTCCCCGCTCGACTGGTCCAAGTAGTACTCCCTGATGTCGATCAAGTTGATGTTCCTGAACTGCCGCACGGTCACCCGCTTGTTCTTCCCGAGATCAAAGATCGCATCCGGTGTCTGCAGCCCGGGCATTCCGCCTGGTGCGCCGCCAGGCGCACCTGCACCCCCTGCACCCCCTGCACCATCACCCTTCGCGTCCTGCCTCTTCCGGTTCCTATACCTGTTATAGTACGACATCCTGTGACCAATTCCAAATCTCAAAGAAAACCAAGCAACAGTACCAAACACACACTCGCAACGACGACCCCAGAACACTCGCACGACCGACCAGCAGCCCTCATCCAAccaccaacaccaacaGCTCTTGGAACACATCGCAATCTTCGCAATCTTCGAGacactgaaaatttttaaacAAGACGCTGGTCGCTACCCGGATGGCCACTCGGTATTGAAGAGGTCGCCCAGGACGCTGTGCTGGACGCTGTGGACGAGATCTGTGTGTTCCGCGGTGGTCTCGGCGAGGTTTGATGCCGCGCGGGTGACCTCTTCCGGGGTGCTGAACCCTATGACGGTCGGGCCGCGGTCGGACCACTGTTCCAAGGCGAACTGCGTCGCGAGGTCTGCTAGCTCGACACCCTGGGAACTGCACAGTGTAGCTGCCTGTTGAGCACGGCGTTTCAATTCGGGGGACCCCGGGTGGAACTCGAGCGTTTTCTGGGACCGTAGCAGGGACATGGACAGCACTGATGCGTTCACGACGTGCTGCACACCCTTTGATTTGAACTTCGCGTAGTACTCCTCCAGCATCACGTTCTGTAAGTTCATGTGACAGTAGGACAGTACGCAGTCTAATGGAGTCCCCGCATCGTAGCATAACGACACAAGGGAGTACAGTTTGGAGAGAGGGTACCCTGAGACGCCAACGTTTCTGACAATACCGGCCCgtttcaatttctgaaGTTCGTCCAGCGCGGCGAGACACGCCTCCTGCGGTTGGAACTCGACGTCGTGCAAGTACACGACGTCCAAGTACCCGCCTTCACCGACAAGCCTCTCGACAGACCGCATCACGCTCATCCGCACGTTCTCCCTTGAGTAATCGAACTCACTAACCCCCACACGACCCACTTTCGTACACACGTAGATCTCACCACGCGGGATCTGTAACTCCCGTAACGCCTGCCCGACGAGCAACTCACTGTCGCCGTAGTAAGGCGATGTATCCACCGCGTTGAAGCACCGTCTGTGGGTGATAAGACACTTCCTTAGGATCTCCACGACGGGGAGAGACTCTGGGTCCTCGTTGTACTGCTTGCTGAACGTAGCACCGCCACAGATCAATGGACTCAGCTTCATGTGTGTGGGAGGGGTGGTTCTTGCAGTGGTGTCACTCTCTCCGTGTACCAACCTGTTGTTACCAATACCGTGTTTGTATTAAGAGTTTGTTGTTTTAAGAGCTTATTCGTCCCTTAAAGAGAGGGGCGTAGTGGGGGCCACTAGAAAGAGCGGGGAGGGGTGCCTTATGCGGGGTGGTTCACTGTGTAAGACAGTGCTATGGTGGGTAGAGGGTTGTCAGCGGTCGTAGCAGTGGAAGAGTCGTCTGTTCCATCCGCAGGGTGGCAGTACAAAACGTGAGGTTCACTCATCGGACAATTCAGCAGTTATACAGGAGGACGGCGCCCTCAATGATAAATTACACTTTGGTGCTTTTCCCCATTACCACGGAGTGGGGCTCCCGTTCATGACACTTCTGCTACGGCCGCTCCAGAGAAATATCACGTGACCTGCCCCATTTCCTTATCTATATCCCTCCACAAATcaaaaaacacaaaaaataaGCGGATTTAGCTCAGTTGGGAGAGCGCCAGACTGAAGATTTTAAACTTCGGTCACAAATAAGAAATCTGGAGGTCCTGTGTTCGATCCACAGAATTCgcatttatttttttcgaaTTTGTTTCACGATCTTCTCTTCCTACTTTTTGCTGTTCTCGAAGACGATCCGATGAGGTTTGCTCTCATCGCTGCTCTTACCAGTCTGAATTGCCCTCGTTGGATCTGCCCATGAAGGGTGCACTCCGGGATGTACCTTCTAAGAAAACCACTTCTAAAGTGGAAACAAGATCGGTCACTAGGGGACGATCCACGAAGGGTGTAGACAGTGCGGGAAGCAATAACAGCGATGCATcggatgaggaggaggaggatgaagaagaggatgatgaggatgaggatgacgatgcacaggaggatgaggatctcgacgaggaggatgacCACGATTTGGATCTCATGGAGGAACCAAGGGACGTTAGAAGGAAAGTGCCCATCAAGTACCTAGAAAACAGGACTAGAAGACAGGTCACTTTCGCGAAGAGGCGACACGGGATAATGAAAAAGGCCTACGAATTGTCTGTACTGACAGGGTCCAATATCTTGcttttgattttgtcaagGTCCGGGCTCGTTTACACTTTCTCTACTCCCAAATTAGAACCCATAATTAGAGACGAAGAGGGGAAAACTTTGATTAGAAAGTGTTTGAACGCTGGCGAGGCGGGTCCATGGTAGACAGGGGGGAGAGCCCTAATGCAAGCTCAGTGGActtatttttttggcgGAAAGTAATAAAATTTGTTTGGAGAGGGGGTGCAAATGAGGCTAATGAAAGCTCAATGAAGGTTTTTGGCGAATCTCATTGGGTCGATCGTCGTTGTTCTGGTCTAGGACACATACAAAAGCTCTATTTAATGATAACATGGAACTTGACATGCCTATACCGGTTCTTGGTCatgtaagagctaaagtaTGAATATATAAGTTACTTCAAGTGGGAATAAACGTGCACGAACACTGAGCTGTATTAATTGTAGTATAACAAGCAACTTGGGCACTTCGGGACTGTCGAGGGGATATTCGACCCCGGCTTTTATCCACCTTCCGTGTATATCGAACAAAGAGATTAAAAGTTTACGCACGAGAGCTTAATGAAGAATATGCTATATAGACTCCAGCTTTGAACATCTCAACAAGTATTTGAGTACTTTGACCTTAGTTGATTTGTGAGAAAACGTACTGTTTTGAACCACACCTTTGGGACAAACTGAGATCACCGAAGAATGAAAAATCATATCGTTGCGTTTCTCGTCTTCCTTCACGTCTTTTGTGGTGCAGCATCTGCACAGGAGCTACCGGAAATTCACTCACCCGTTATTGATCAATCAAGTAACTCTACAACAGTTGAAACATGGAATATTCTTCACTGTCTGCACATGTTTGGTTTTCCTAATAACACAGCAATTGCCATGGATGAACAACGTACTTTAATAGTCGTCAATAACAGACTGGAAACTAATACAACAAGATTGAAGCAAATTGCCCGCTATTGTTATGGCACTATGGGTAAGACACTTTCATTTATGCACTTTAATTACGACAGTTTCCCCGATGACATGCAGCAGGTTACGACTTTGGATGCCGCTGACGCTGACCCTAGTATCCTTCCCCAATTTGCTAGATTACAAAGTATACCCCCCAATCAATCACATGCGAATGCTATTTAAGTATTTGATAAACGTGACAAGTACAGAAAGTACTATGATGCTTATATGTCACAGAACGGGGATTGTAATGGTAATGAGCAGTTTCTAACGTACTCTGAAATATGTAAGGATGGCTGGGATAACCCATTCTTTGGTTATCAAATGCAAAATCCTGACACGGAACGGCAATTAATTACTAATGTGTGGCCTCACCACCAATGTCAGCAAGGGAACGAGCACACTGACTACGTGACACCTAGTACGATCACTCCTTGTAGAGGGCGTACAACCTACTCAAGGATAGGCGAATACAGCGGCGATGATTGCTATGGCCACAAGAGTACTACTAAATGTTCTCAAGCTGATGTGCAAACATGGTTTGGGGCCTTTGTGTTGGGATTACTTGTATTTGGGTGTGCGTGACCTAATCTTAGAAGAAATGAGCGATCAAACTATGAATGTAAAACATCGAACGCTGTCAATGATGTGAATCATATTTTCTGTCATATTACTCTTTTAAGAACTACATATGGTATAAACAGTAACACTCAAATTGTACATTGATACAAAACTTTCCATGTTTCCAACAATCTTGCTAATTGTCAAAAATGGAATGTCAAGTATTCGTACAATGTTGCATTACTTATCGTCTTATAAAAGGTGAAGGATCTTTATGTATTTCTGGTATGTGcttgttggaattccgcagatgaatacagaaatgcggtaagaagtaaaattagagacgctacaattgaggtagtggtctcgccagctgtcattcacgcgtttttacccagattcggtagtaacgcgtaaaatgaaagcttacacaagccaaaacatttcctctttggttagGAATAGCCAaataggaaaagttttgcatcgtggacgaagtagtttattcatctcagaatTAACCATATAAAAGCACACGATATAGCTCGAttctctcgaagaattttagcaagattaatatttaattttttgtattttatttagaggtttctttctcactacggtaagggcaagaattcctataatacaggttaaacaactacGTCCTTAGATGTCTtggtccagaggaacaatcaacaacaagctgagatccttcgagagcttcgaTCAGTGCTGTAGTTCGGGGCGAAGCTTTTGGCGTCGCGCACGCATCGCCTGCTGGGAGAACCCACTACACTCATGGTTCACTTATGCCCATAGTTATAAACTTCTGTCAATCTCCGTCCTCCGGCGAACAAGAGTGATCCGATTGTAGCCCAACGAGAGGCGACGACCAATCGATAAGTCGAGGAAGTGCGAGCAAGGTTCTGCGCCCTCAGATGAACCAAGAGAATACTAACATACCCCAACTAATTGGTGAACGATAAGAATAAGATACCCCGAGGTATAGGAGAACGAT encodes:
- the MSN2 gene encoding stress-responsive transcriptional activator MSN2 (similar to Saccharomyces cerevisiae MSN4 (YKL062W) and MSN2 (YMR037C); ancestral locus Anc_2.598), with the protein product MQQDIQFDARTSNPATRDNNGNNDRGIPQEAFAGGQEIASSFGLEQITQKWEDPVRQDSTPTTSTTNTSTSMSLEITANDFRGRPMENSSGQLFGGRSFENLRQSNYSGRTDFMDQMNSNSQLFSDLMFSPQSTTVPMNSDLGQNASSLILDTSRNEMSSDVFNGALRAYSPKDGKEQDQQLRPTYSSHSTGIQGGGTYNDNAFLDNKNSETRNFQDFNDTNLDTILNDYVDSDLVTALSPNLSNYHSNTTMYNGDPRRHSMVVTSDDNVMLASTSRGSISHQFNLRNIAQQGNLPMQGQEHSGATSKTPASPPFSPPNAEVDVNELNNILEDYNFNFTDPFDSNTGNNNNTVSPTDGDVTHTLLDSFKLHNDALMMSPQSSRTNSARRFSVRKVPHRGSVPIFESDFFTKLSQNSINQGSSRAEGIDPAVGPHHNHPGQNCNGSFKIIGWENSTLSEDDHSSINLRRIVSAGGNRQQPHSGLNANGNGPTKFIKPTTILSDNGSAMGKYTSGNGTDTFSTGGGTPDHAKLYNGLYKRSASMTNTPKYRRKSSTAISSFALTPLTDESLGPRSSTPSMPPSGLSNTLRRSDPSTAEDDMEKPFHCEQCLKAFKRSEHLKRHVRSVHSQERPYGCNICDKKFSRSDNLSQHLKTHKRHGDF
- the ARA2 gene encoding D-arabinose 1-dehydrogenase (NAD(P)(+)) ARA2 (similar to Saccharomyces cerevisiae ARA2 (YMR041C); ancestral locus Anc_2.604), which translates into the protein MKLSPLICGGATFSKQYNEDPESLPVVEILRKCLITHRRCFNAVDTSPYYGDSELLVGQALRELQIPRGEIYVCTKVGRVGVSEFDYSRENVRMSVMRSVERLVGEGGYLDVVYLHDVEFQPQEACLAALDELQKLKRAGIVRNVGVSGYPLSKLYSLVSLCYDAGTPLDCVLSYCHMNLQNVMLEEYYAKFKSKGVQHVVNASVLSMSLLRSQKTLEFHPGSPELKRRAQQAATLCSSQGVELADLATQFALEQWSDRGPTVIGFSTPEEVTRAASNLAETTAEHTDLVHSVQHSVLGDLFNTEWPSG
- the IMP2 gene encoding endopeptidase catalytic subunit (similar to Saccharomyces cerevisiae IMP2 (YMR035W); ancestral locus Anc_2.595); the encoded protein is MVVRVRVRSLFWAVSWIPVALAATDVVHVSRIEGSSMRPTLNSSDGDTDWVLLKMLWPRARAVGDIVLLKSPFDPAKVMCKRVKALASDTVRVPDGEPITVPRGHLWVEGDNVHSIDSRKFGPVSDGLLLGKVLCVVWPPSKWGVDLHRYSGRNVVVEE
- the ARG80 gene encoding Arg80p (similar to Saccharomyces cerevisiae MCM1 (YMR043W); ancestral locus Anc_2.608), producing the protein MKGALRDVPSKKTTSKVETRSVTRGRSTKGVDSAGSNNSDASDEEEEDEEEDDEDEDDDAQEDEDLDEEDDHDLDLMEEPRDVRRKVPIKYLENRTRRQVTFAKRRHGIMKKAYELSVLTGSNILLLILSRSGLVYTFSTPKLEPIIRDEEGKTLIRKCLNAGEAGPW
- the SUB1 gene encoding chromatin-binding transcription coactivator SUB1 (similar to Saccharomyces cerevisiae SUB1 (YMR039C); ancestral locus Anc_2.602), yielding MSYYNRYRNRKRQDAKGDGAGGAGGAGAPGGAPGGMPGLQTPDAIFDLGKNKRVTVRQFRNINLIDIREYYLDQSSGEMRPGKKGISLTEDLYDELLRHRLNIDEALRRFGSRRPRTKTVRLLSDDEDDDAGEKPEGKGKQAAGGAGAQGAGAQASKDAKGKKSAEKAGSSGTATATTTGATAKRERHYDEDNDENNQKKKKPAPPTLLPHEENIENAKREANATLIIPGMKRDAEAGKPEKQGAEKPEKQETAPAAAAAAAPAPVTAPGDDNSSDEEFAESLQAEMDKINDESSEEE
- the CCS1 gene encoding copper chaperone CCS1 (similar to Saccharomyces cerevisiae CCS1 (YMR038C); ancestral locus Anc_2.600), with the protein product MTVNGVATGTDASASAGEVFEARYAINSPRPLTEGDITGCLRAIKLPMEFVEVNATKKTVDVKSGVAPSVIVRAFQSAGLDAILRGSGEPNSSGVAILETFDTVSGSEVEGLVRMVQVGDKKTMFDVTVNGVEHPGQYSVAVHECGDVSRGLQSTGRVLHQFDGTVDCHLNSADSPGKFSGQAFLSAPLQPWEVIGRSIIVSRDGQAAIGGVVARSAGVWENDKRVCACTGKTIWEERKEARDRNIN
- the MIH1 gene encoding putative tyrosine protein phosphatase MIH1 (similar to Saccharomyces cerevisiae MIH1 (YMR036C); ancestral locus Anc_2.596); the protein is MVFANPFGEQAVYNATESASSLNLFAERLSLEDAASVGSVGPTMGVPCRRGSTLGTTTERMGHRRLSNSKSYSRKNSGGMQRTDSIKRKELRAATATAASRACKEPSTRANFISRMSKCSIPIHHYNSDGTHCDDLFPRISTTTLRDIIVDKIHEPVYSSYCIVDCRFKYEYSGGHIRSALNISSQDDLERELLLLNRGDPLCESPTLLIFYCEFSARRSPAMAAHLRNCDRIINQDVYPGLYYPDVVILDGGYKSFYSGFPSLCDPISYVTMDSKENLLDCETELDKFRLGSKKVVTRSNSLRRFHSTASRTSEPGASLQLFQEAEDAAEDTSAASFFSRVAPPPKLSFQRNNSSSHSLAGTSGDENSSMFTTASSSMGSASKMLLEDHVPFYSSFEDTDGLVCHLPVDSPVKRLNFDNA